From Anaerotignum faecicola, the proteins below share one genomic window:
- a CDS encoding ABC transporter permease, with amino-acid sequence MSSFDIISMAIRNLWKRKLRTFLTVLGVVIGTASIVVMISVGIGMNEGYKEQAEQMGSLNVIDVYTPWSSDSGKKVQLDTKTIEEIRKIPGVEAVSPTINEYLTIIDGRYAAGVSVVGIDPAAMEAMEYKIGWGRPLQEGDSMALVLGAYAKEEFYNPKQSSRYRYSQSNNIEINLEEDKFKITTDSGYGTNNADNSIKPSKIEIVGEMDQMDQNAYNSFMPIKDLEKLIDERDKAQDVSAKDKRKKGIYDNLKVKVENMEDVDSVQEKIKDMGFEASSLKEYLNYMQETSRMLQTVLGAIGAISLLVAAIGITNTMVMSIYERTREIGVMKVIGATLSDIKKLFLTEAAFIGFLGGIAGIIISLIVSKIVNIVAVGMGQASNISRIPIWLALAGVVFATFIGILAGYLPAKRATNLSALTAIRTE; translated from the coding sequence ATGAGCAGCTTTGATATTATAAGCATGGCTATCCGTAACCTTTGGAAAAGGAAGCTTAGAACTTTTCTTACGGTGCTCGGCGTTGTTATAGGCACAGCTTCCATAGTTGTTATGATATCTGTCGGCATCGGCATGAACGAAGGCTATAAGGAACAGGCTGAACAAATGGGAAGCCTTAATGTAATTGACGTTTACACCCCATGGAGCAGCGACAGCGGCAAGAAAGTCCAGCTTGATACAAAAACTATTGAAGAAATCAGGAAAATACCGGGGGTTGAGGCTGTAAGCCCGACGATTAACGAATATTTAACGATTATAGACGGCAGGTATGCCGCCGGGGTAAGCGTCGTAGGAATAGATCCGGCGGCAATGGAAGCTATGGAGTATAAGATCGGTTGGGGACGCCCTCTTCAGGAAGGCGACAGCATGGCATTGGTATTGGGGGCTTATGCTAAAGAAGAGTTTTATAACCCTAAACAAAGCAGCAGATACAGATACAGCCAAAGCAACAATATAGAAATTAATCTTGAAGAAGATAAATTTAAAATTACGACTGATAGCGGCTATGGCACAAACAATGCCGACAACAGTATTAAGCCAAGCAAAATAGAGATTGTCGGCGAGATGGATCAAATGGATCAGAATGCGTATAATTCTTTTATGCCTATAAAGGATCTTGAAAAGCTTATTGACGAAAGGGACAAAGCCCAAGATGTGTCTGCAAAAGATAAACGGAAAAAAGGCATTTATGACAACCTTAAAGTCAAGGTTGAAAATATGGAAGATGTCGATTCCGTTCAGGAAAAGATAAAAGATATGGGATTTGAAGCGAGCAGTTTGAAGGAGTATCTTAATTATATGCAGGAAACAAGCAGGATGCTGCAGACAGTCCTTGGAGCAATAGGGGCTATATCCCTTCTCGTAGCGGCTATAGGTATAACTAATACAATGGTTATGAGTATTTATGAAAGAACAAGGGAAATAGGGGTTATGAAAGTTATCGGCGCAACTTTATCCGATATAAAGAAACTCTTTCTTACAGAAGCGGCTTTTATAGGATTTTTAGGCGGGATTGCGGGAATAATAATAAGTTTAATAGTTTCAAAAATCGTAAATATTGTTGCTGTCGGTATGGGGCAGGCTTCAAATATTTCACGCATACCGATATGGCTTGCTCTTGCAGGAGTAGTTTTCGCTACGTTTATAGGGATTTTGGCCGGTTATCTTCCGGCGAAAAGGGCAACGAATCTAAGTGCGCTGACAGCTATAAGGACAGAATAG
- a CDS encoding ABC transporter ATP-binding protein has protein sequence MGDEKIVAINNVSLNFIKGEICCLLGTSGSGKSTLLNLISGLEKPTKGEIIIHKKHIERMNEDQLAKFRQEYIGFVFQSYNLLGTLTALENVTLPLIFKKVPVKERKERAMEMLKAVGLEDRANHKPSQMSGGQQQRVSIARAFVNNPQVVFADEPTGNLDTKTTYQMMDLMMDLAQKNRQTVIIVTHDLEISVYADRIIHLMDGKVDNIKVNENRVVNSSELAGIHQ, from the coding sequence ATGGGCGATGAAAAAATTGTCGCTATAAATAATGTTTCTTTGAATTTTATTAAAGGTGAAATATGTTGCTTGCTTGGGACTTCCGGTTCTGGCAAAAGCACTCTTTTAAACTTGATTTCAGGCCTTGAAAAGCCAACTAAAGGCGAAATAATTATACATAAAAAACATATTGAACGAATGAATGAAGATCAGCTTGCAAAATTCAGGCAGGAATATATTGGGTTTGTGTTCCAGTCGTACAACCTTTTGGGGACGTTGACGGCGCTTGAAAACGTTACGCTGCCCCTTATATTTAAAAAAGTGCCCGTTAAAGAGAGGAAGGAACGGGCGATGGAGATGCTTAAAGCCGTGGGGCTTGAGGACAGGGCGAACCATAAGCCGTCGCAGATGAGCGGCGGGCAGCAGCAAAGGGTTTCCATAGCAAGGGCTTTTGTAAATAACCCGCAGGTTGTTTTTGCCGACGAGCCGACGGGAAACCTTGATACTAAAACGACTTACCAAATGATGGATTTGATGATGGACTTGGCCCAGAAAAACCGTCAGACGGTTATTATCGTAACCCATGATTTGGAAATATCTGTTTATGCAGACCGTATAATCCATCTTATGGACGGCAAAGTAGATAATATTAAGGTAAATGAAAACCGTGTTGTCAACAGCAGTGAACTTGCAGGAATTCATCAGTAG
- a CDS encoding cofactor-independent phosphoglycerate mutase, with translation MKYIVMLCDGMAGYPLESLGNKTTMMKAYKPNMDRMAKTSTMGLVKTVPDSLSPGSDVANLAAMGFDATECYTGRSPLEAVSIGIDMAKTDIAFRCNLVTLSDDEKYAEKTMKDYSSQEITTAEAAELISAVNDAFKTDEIEFFAGISYRHCMIWHNGPCGLGLTPPHDISDRKITDYVPKNGRLFELMSKSYDILKDHPINKSRSSRGLNPANSIWLWGEGTKPEIPNFKEIRGLNGSVISAVDLIKGIGISTGFNVVEVEGATGNINTSFENKCLAALNELKNGADYVYIHVEAPDECGHRGEIENKIKSIEYIDGQIIGPLTKQLENMGEEYTILIMPDHPTPIATKTHARDAVPFMIYRSGAPVNGRDKFDEEEAKLTNIYFKNGLELYKEFLK, from the coding sequence ATGAAATATATCGTTATGCTCTGCGACGGCATGGCCGGATATCCGCTTGAAAGCCTTGGAAACAAAACTACAATGATGAAAGCTTATAAACCTAACATGGACAGGATGGCAAAAACTTCTACAATGGGCCTTGTAAAAACCGTGCCTGACAGCCTATCTCCAGGAAGCGACGTAGCAAACCTTGCCGCAATGGGGTTCGACGCAACCGAATGTTACACAGGCCGTTCGCCGCTTGAAGCAGTAAGCATAGGCATTGACATGGCAAAAACGGATATTGCATTCAGATGCAATCTTGTTACGCTTTCCGATGATGAAAAATACGCCGAAAAAACAATGAAAGACTACAGCAGCCAGGAAATAACCACCGCCGAAGCGGCTGAACTTATATCGGCAGTAAACGATGCATTTAAAACCGACGAAATAGAATTTTTTGCCGGCATAAGCTACAGGCACTGTATGATATGGCATAACGGCCCATGCGGCCTTGGGCTCACGCCTCCCCATGATATTTCCGATAGGAAAATAACCGATTACGTTCCTAAAAACGGCAGGCTGTTTGAGCTTATGAGCAAAAGCTATGACATACTTAAAGATCATCCTATAAACAAGTCAAGGAGCAGCCGCGGCCTAAATCCGGCAAATTCAATATGGCTCTGGGGCGAAGGTACAAAGCCTGAAATTCCTAATTTCAAAGAAATACGCGGCCTTAACGGCTCCGTCATATCAGCCGTGGATCTCATTAAGGGCATAGGCATTTCAACAGGATTTAATGTTGTTGAAGTTGAAGGGGCAACCGGCAATATAAACACCAGCTTTGAAAATAAATGCCTAGCCGCGCTAAACGAGCTTAAAAACGGCGCAGACTATGTATATATACATGTTGAAGCTCCGGACGAATGCGGCCACCGCGGAGAAATCGAAAATAAAATAAAATCAATAGAATACATTGACGGACAAATAATAGGGCCTCTCACAAAACAGCTTGAAAACATGGGCGAAGAATATACAATCCTTATAATGCCCGACCACCCGACGCCTATAGCCACAAAAACCCATGCGAGAGACGCCGTTCCGTTTATGATTTACAGAAGCGGCGCGCCGGTAAACGGGCGCGACAAATTCGATGAGGAAGAGGCAAAACTTACAAACATATATTTTAAAAACGGACTGGAACTTTATAAAGAATTTTTAAAATGA
- a CDS encoding acyl-CoA dehydratase activase, with the protein MYSMGIDIGSASSKVVILKDGTDIVAASVIQFGTGSSGPQRALEDALKTSGLELGDMSKIVATGYGRFAFEKADKQISEISCHAKGIFHLVPTARTIIDIGGQDAKAIRLDARGAVSQFFMNDKCAAGTGRFLDVMARVLEINIDEMADYDSRATEVVSVSSTCTVFAESEVISHLSNGVSKENIIAGVHASVASKACGLAYRTGLENDVVMGGGVAQNAGVVKAISRELKRPVIVAPNPQITGALGAALFAYDEAKKSNTK; encoded by the coding sequence ATGTATTCTATGGGAATTGATATCGGTTCCGCTTCATCGAAAGTCGTTATACTTAAAGACGGAACCGATATCGTTGCTGCCAGTGTTATACAGTTCGGCACAGGTTCATCGGGCCCGCAAAGGGCTCTGGAAGATGCGTTAAAAACAAGCGGCCTTGAGCTTGGCGACATGTCAAAAATCGTTGCCACAGGCTACGGAAGGTTTGCTTTTGAAAAAGCGGATAAACAAATAAGCGAAATAAGCTGCCATGCCAAAGGTATTTTTCACCTCGTACCAACAGCAAGAACTATAATAGATATAGGCGGCCAGGATGCCAAGGCTATACGCCTTGACGCAAGGGGCGCCGTAAGCCAGTTCTTTATGAACGACAAATGCGCCGCCGGCACCGGTCGCTTTCTTGACGTTATGGCAAGGGTGCTTGAAATAAATATTGATGAAATGGCGGATTACGACAGCCGTGCGACAGAAGTTGTCAGCGTAAGCAGCACATGCACTGTTTTTGCGGAGTCAGAAGTTATTTCACATTTATCAAACGGGGTTTCTAAAGAAAATATAATTGCGGGAGTCCATGCGTCAGTAGCCAGCAAAGCCTGCGGCCTAGCATATAGGACAGGCCTTGAAAACGACGTTGTAATGGGCGGCGGCGTCGCTCAGAATGCAGGCGTTGTAAAAGCGATAAGCCGCGAGCTTAAACGCCCCGTAATAGTCGCGCCTAACCCACAGATTACAGGCGCTTTGGGAGCCGCATTATTTGCTTATGACGAAGCAAAAAAATCAAATACTAAATAA
- a CDS encoding 2-hydroxyacyl-CoA dehydratase family protein → MTETEGMTSKQKLAYYQDKLYQDAMNARSKGELVCWSSSIAPSEFCEVMGIHMIYPENHAAAVGAKHGALDMIEIAERKGYSLDICSYARINLAYMDLLVEQAKTGVTPEALENCPAPKIPLPDVIITCNNICNTLLKWYENIAVELNIPYIIIDVPYVHTWPIPEYTKTYIVDQFDYAIKQLEELTGKKFDYDKFVEVQKQVQRSVHEWDRAMGMAATVPSPLNGFDMFNFMALIVCARAKYAAEDTFRTLAEELEAKAARGEDAFKGGEKYRIAWEGIACWPYLSHTYKSLKSLGCNMVGSTYPGAWSIHYEVGDLREMAVGYCKMYSNTCLENKVNVISDVLTSTNSTGIAYHLNRSCKLMSFLNVETAEIVKERTGVPYVSFDGDQTDPRNFSPAQFDTRVQALAEIMEQNKAAQSN, encoded by the coding sequence ATGACTGAAACAGAAGGTATGACTTCAAAACAAAAATTGGCATACTATCAGGACAAACTTTATCAGGATGCGATGAATGCAAGAAGCAAAGGCGAACTTGTATGCTGGTCTTCTTCTATTGCCCCAAGCGAATTTTGCGAAGTTATGGGCATACACATGATTTATCCTGAAAACCATGCCGCGGCCGTCGGTGCAAAGCACGGCGCGCTCGATATGATTGAGATCGCCGAAAGGAAAGGCTATTCCCTTGACATCTGCTCCTATGCGAGGATCAACCTTGCATATATGGATCTGCTTGTTGAGCAGGCAAAAACAGGCGTTACTCCTGAAGCGCTCGAAAACTGTCCGGCTCCTAAGATCCCACTGCCGGATGTTATAATCACATGCAACAACATCTGCAATACCCTTCTTAAATGGTATGAAAATATCGCTGTGGAACTCAATATCCCTTACATTATAATTGACGTTCCTTATGTACACACATGGCCTATACCTGAATATACAAAAACCTACATTGTAGATCAGTTTGATTACGCTATCAAACAGCTTGAAGAGCTTACAGGCAAAAAATTTGACTATGATAAATTTGTCGAAGTTCAAAAACAGGTTCAGCGTTCAGTTCATGAATGGGACAGGGCTATGGGCATGGCCGCTACCGTTCCGTCGCCCCTTAACGGCTTCGACATGTTCAACTTTATGGCCCTTATCGTTTGCGCAAGAGCTAAATATGCCGCTGAAGACACATTCAGAACCCTTGCCGAAGAGCTCGAAGCCAAAGCTGCACGAGGCGAAGACGCATTCAAAGGCGGAGAAAAATATCGTATTGCATGGGAAGGCATTGCATGCTGGCCATACCTTTCGCATACATACAAATCGCTTAAATCCCTTGGCTGCAACATGGTAGGATCTACGTATCCTGGAGCATGGAGCATCCATTATGAAGTCGGCGATTTGCGCGAAATGGCTGTCGGCTACTGCAAGATGTACTCCAATACATGCCTTGAAAACAAAGTTAATGTTATCAGCGACGTGCTTACAAGCACAAATTCAACAGGTATCGCTTACCACCTTAACAGAAGCTGCAAGCTTATGAGTTTCCTCAATGTTGAAACAGCCGAAATAGTTAAGGAGAGGACAGGCGTGCCGTATGTAAGCTTCGACGGCGACCAGACAGATCCTCGTAACTTCTCGCCTGCACAGTTTGACACACGAGTTCAGGCTTTGGCTGAAATTATGGAGCAGAACAAAGCTGCCCAGTCTAACTAA
- a CDS encoding 2-hydroxyacyl-CoA dehydratase family protein, producing MSKADTIISNLKALSDNPKKAVEDFMSKTGKKAVGVLPVYAPEEIIYAAGVLPVGCWGKAQKTISKANTYLPAFACSIMQSVMEMEIDGVYDILSAVVISSPCDTLKCMGQKWKGASPVIQFVHPQNRNLPSANDFLVEEYKLIRSKLENILGVKITNEAINAAIDVYNENRKVMREFTEIAGDYSKTITPAKRHAVIKSRFFMDKAEHTAVVKELIAELKAMPKEPAEGKKVILTGITAEPDSMLDIFEEFGLTVVADDLAQESRQFRVDVPDGEEPLMRLAKQWQNMYGCSLATDRDKVRGPMLIDMVKKTGADAVIVCMMKFCDPEEFDYPIYYQQFNNEGIRSLMIEVDQQAGSMEQLRTRVQSFVEMF from the coding sequence ATGAGTAAAGCAGATACTATAATATCAAATTTAAAAGCACTTTCAGATAATCCTAAAAAAGCCGTTGAAGATTTTATGTCCAAAACAGGCAAAAAAGCAGTCGGCGTACTTCCCGTATATGCTCCTGAAGAAATCATATACGCTGCCGGCGTGCTTCCCGTCGGCTGTTGGGGTAAAGCACAGAAAACAATTTCAAAAGCCAACACATATCTTCCGGCATTTGCATGCTCAATAATGCAGTCCGTAATGGAAATGGAAATCGACGGCGTGTACGACATTCTTTCAGCCGTTGTAATTTCTTCTCCTTGCGACACATTAAAATGTATGGGACAAAAATGGAAAGGCGCTTCACCTGTAATACAGTTTGTTCATCCTCAAAACAGGAATCTGCCTTCCGCTAACGACTTCCTTGTTGAAGAATATAAACTCATACGTTCAAAACTTGAAAACATACTCGGCGTAAAAATTACCAATGAAGCTATAAACGCCGCTATAGACGTTTACAACGAAAACCGCAAAGTTATGCGCGAATTTACCGAAATTGCAGGCGACTATTCCAAAACAATAACTCCCGCAAAACGCCATGCGGTTATTAAATCCAGGTTCTTTATGGATAAGGCAGAACATACTGCTGTTGTGAAGGAGCTTATTGCAGAGCTTAAAGCAATGCCAAAAGAGCCTGCTGAAGGCAAAAAAGTAATTCTCACAGGTATCACTGCCGAGCCTGACTCAATGCTTGATATATTTGAAGAATTCGGCCTTACGGTTGTTGCCGACGACCTTGCTCAGGAATCAAGGCAGTTCCGCGTTGACGTTCCGGATGGCGAAGAACCTCTTATGCGCCTTGCAAAACAATGGCAGAATATGTACGGCTGTTCCCTCGCTACAGACCGTGACAAAGTAAGAGGGCCAATGCTTATTGATATGGTTAAAAAGACCGGAGCCGACGCCGTAATCGTATGCATGATGAAATTCTGCGATCCGGAAGAATTTGACTACCCAATCTATTATCAGCAGTTTAATAACGAGGGTATAAGGAGCCTTATGATAGAGGTAGACCAGCAGGCAGGTTCAATGGAACAGCTTAGGACAAGGGTTCAAAGCTTTGTTGAAATGTTTTAA